A single region of the Vagococcus teuberi genome encodes:
- a CDS encoding ABC transporter ATP-binding protein: MEEQQSAWSKSFTMKEQKEIVKRLITFAKPFRKYFVGSLVFAVLLAVVNIILPKILQVFMDNHLTDTSVTTQTILYFAALYGLGTLFKAIVWFGQWILYYKGSLQTYQSIRVKLFSKLQMMGMRYFDQTPAGSIVSRVTNDTETLFDFWLVFLMVLSALFGIVASFIAMAMINVQLMFACLIFFPILLVIIWYYQKFSSKIYRNMRERLSQLNTKLNESISGMQIVQYFRQEERLEEEFEENNNEYLKTKYAMIRTNSLLLAPIINLLFALATAMILGFFGFKSLNSLVEVGMIYAFISYVQQFFNPMTQMMDFLSTFQDGLVAGSRIMRILDHEELVPQQNEGANATITNAKIEFRDVSFSYDGKHNVLNNISFVANPGETVALVGHTGSGKSSIINVLMRFYEFYDGDILIDDVNIKDYPMEELREKMGLVLQDAFMFYGDISSNIRLLNNAITDEQIVNAAKFVQADKFIETLPKKYHAPVLEGGSSFSSGQRQLISFARTIVTDPKILVLDEATANIDTETETLIQEGLEKMRKGRTTIAIAHRLSTIKDANLILVLEKGHIVEKGTHDELIDEEGLYYDMYRLQNNQI, from the coding sequence ATGGAAGAACAACAATCAGCATGGTCGAAGTCGTTTACGATGAAGGAGCAAAAAGAAATCGTTAAGCGTTTGATAACTTTTGCTAAACCGTTTAGAAAATACTTTGTCGGATCATTAGTATTTGCCGTGTTACTTGCGGTCGTTAATATTATTTTGCCGAAAATTTTGCAAGTGTTTATGGATAATCATCTAACAGATACTAGCGTGACGACACAGACGATTTTATATTTTGCTGCCCTTTATGGTTTAGGAACGTTATTTAAAGCTATTGTATGGTTTGGGCAATGGATTTTATATTACAAAGGGTCATTGCAAACATACCAATCTATCCGTGTTAAATTATTCTCCAAACTACAAATGATGGGCATGAGATACTTTGACCAGACACCTGCGGGATCAATTGTTTCTCGTGTGACGAACGACACTGAAACGTTATTTGATTTTTGGTTAGTTTTCTTGATGGTTTTATCTGCGTTATTTGGTATCGTGGCGTCATTTATTGCCATGGCAATGATTAATGTGCAATTAATGTTTGCTTGTTTGATCTTTTTCCCGATATTACTGGTGATTATCTGGTATTATCAAAAATTTAGTTCAAAGATTTACCGCAACATGCGTGAGCGATTAAGTCAATTAAACACAAAATTAAATGAATCCATCTCAGGTATGCAAATTGTGCAATACTTTAGACAAGAAGAACGTCTTGAAGAAGAATTTGAAGAAAATAATAATGAATACTTAAAAACAAAATATGCCATGATTCGAACTAATTCATTACTTCTTGCACCAATTATCAACTTACTTTTTGCTTTAGCAACCGCGATGATTTTAGGGTTTTTTGGGTTTAAATCATTGAATTCATTAGTTGAAGTTGGGATGATTTATGCGTTTATTTCATACGTACAACAGTTTTTTAATCCAATGACACAGATGATGGATTTTTTAAGTACATTTCAAGATGGTCTTGTCGCTGGAAGTCGAATTATGCGTATTTTAGATCATGAAGAATTAGTGCCACAACAAAATGAAGGAGCTAATGCAACCATCACAAACGCTAAAATCGAGTTCAGAGATGTTAGTTTTTCTTATGATGGAAAACATAATGTATTGAATAACATTAGCTTTGTCGCCAATCCAGGTGAAACAGTGGCGTTAGTTGGTCATACTGGAAGTGGTAAAAGTTCCATTATCAATGTGTTGATGCGATTTTATGAGTTTTATGATGGTGACATTTTAATTGATGATGTGAATATCAAAGATTATCCAATGGAAGAATTACGTGAGAAAATGGGATTAGTCTTACAAGATGCGTTTATGTTTTATGGTGACATTTCAAGCAATATTAGATTGTTAAATAACGCTATTACAGATGAGCAGATTGTTAATGCGGCAAAATTTGTTCAAGCGGATAAATTTATTGAAACATTACCTAAAAAGTATCATGCACCTGTTTTGGAAGGTGGATCAAGTTTTTCAAGTGGCCAACGTCAGTTGATTTCATTTGCCAGAACAATCGTCACTGATCCGAAGATTTTAGTATTAGATGAGGCAACTGCTAATATTGATACCGAAACAGAAACACTGATTCAAGAAGGATTAGAGAAAATGCGTAAAGGTCGTACGACGATTGCCATTGCACATAGATTATCTACTATTAAAGATGCCAACCTTATTTTAGTTCTTGAGAAAGGTCATATTGTTGAAAAAGGAACTCATGATGAGTTAATTGATGAAGAAGGGTTATACTACGATATGTATCGTTTGCAAAATAACCAAATATAA
- a CDS encoding ABC transporter ATP-binding protein, which produces MSILKASKLNYYYQDGDTRRFILKNTNVAFEKGKFYTIVGQSGSGKTTLLSLLAGLDTPQEGRVFYEKKNIEKIGYDTYRRDYISIIFQHYNLIPYLTAVENVMVPMAITDNKLPDEQGIVAINLLDYMGIPNEKSKRLVTQLSGGEQQRVAIARALSTNVDVMLADEPTGNLDEEMEQEIVEIFKMLAHKHNKCVVVVTHSPEIALQSDYSYLLRKGALKENV; this is translated from the coding sequence GTGTCTATATTAAAAGCAAGTAAGTTAAACTACTATTACCAAGATGGTGATACGCGTCGGTTCATTTTGAAAAACACGAACGTCGCATTTGAAAAAGGTAAATTTTATACCATCGTTGGGCAATCTGGATCTGGTAAAACAACTTTACTATCGTTATTAGCGGGACTTGATACACCGCAGGAAGGTCGAGTTTTTTACGAGAAGAAAAACATTGAAAAAATTGGCTATGATACTTATCGTAGAGATTACATTAGCATAATATTTCAACATTATAATTTAATTCCGTATTTAACAGCCGTTGAGAATGTGATGGTCCCAATGGCCATTACTGATAATAAACTACCTGATGAGCAAGGAATTGTCGCCATTAATTTACTAGATTATATGGGAATACCAAATGAAAAATCAAAACGCTTGGTGACGCAATTATCAGGAGGAGAACAACAACGGGTGGCAATCGCAAGAGCTTTGTCAACTAATGTAGATGTGATGTTGGCTGATGAACCAACCGGTAATCTGGATGAAGAGATGGAACAAGAGATTGTGGAAATATTTAAAATGTTAGCTCATAAACACAACAAATGTGTAGTGGTTGTCACACACTCACCTGAGATAGCGTTACAATCTGATTACTCCTACCTTCTAAGAAAAGGAGCTTTAAAAGAGAATGTCTGA
- a CDS encoding ABC transporter permease encodes MEESGKDLDIKEPDTNVYKEIGQLNQVKFYDYSVTDMMQTKKIKNVQPSDDSYVREFEGISYFNIKGASRPELVDERSKKISLIEGRTFNADEIKKGSAVAIISDKVAKENNIHVGDKVVFDRLVAHISQGGSGDTETETKAKEYPIEIIGLFDVKEVKEKKSPGNTQKDTDQKMNQTIDLYDKLNVIYLPNAYIEKTQKEMLAFSYNSFPDNFLDENEKVMDKDTVLKEFSYTSIQVTYVLNKPEDIEDFRMLGNQILKDKGLGYYKIEASSDQFDSIAGPIKGMAKISHIVLIVSVIASIFIITLVTILFLRDRKHELGDILVSWREAIQRCRTNCRGSNVSSIGSDDVIRIFW; translated from the coding sequence ATGGAAGAGTCTGGAAAAGATTTGGACATCAAAGAGCCAGATACAAATGTCTATAAAGAAATTGGTCAGTTAAACCAAGTGAAATTTTATGACTACTCAGTTACGGATATGATGCAAACCAAAAAGATTAAAAACGTGCAGCCTTCAGATGATAGTTATGTGCGTGAATTTGAAGGCATCTCTTATTTTAATATAAAGGGAGCGAGTCGACCAGAACTCGTTGATGAGCGATCTAAAAAAATTAGCTTAATAGAAGGGCGAACTTTCAATGCTGATGAAATTAAAAAGGGATCGGCTGTTGCTATCATTTCGGATAAAGTGGCAAAAGAAAATAACATTCATGTAGGAGATAAAGTGGTGTTTGACCGACTAGTTGCTCATATTAGTCAAGGAGGGTCTGGTGACACAGAGACTGAAACCAAAGCAAAAGAGTATCCGATTGAAATTATTGGTTTGTTTGATGTAAAAGAAGTAAAAGAAAAAAAATCACCAGGAAATACTCAAAAAGACACGGATCAAAAAATGAATCAAACCATTGATTTATATGACAAGTTAAATGTTATATACTTACCAAATGCTTACATCGAAAAAACACAAAAGGAAATGTTGGCATTTTCATATAATAGTTTCCCTGATAATTTTTTAGATGAAAATGAAAAAGTAATGGACAAAGACACAGTGTTAAAAGAGTTTTCTTATACATCTATTCAAGTAACGTATGTATTAAACAAACCTGAAGACATTGAAGACTTTCGAATGCTTGGAAACCAAATTCTAAAGGATAAGGGGTTAGGATACTATAAAATAGAAGCAAGTTCTGATCAGTTTGATTCAATTGCTGGTCCTATTAAAGGAATGGCAAAAATCTCTCATATCGTGCTTATTGTGTCTGTGATTGCGTCTATTTTTATTATTACGTTAGTAACGATACTGTTCTTAAGAGATCGAAAACACGAATTAGGGGATATACTTGTCTCTTGGAGAGAAGCGATTCAACGTTGTAGGACAAATTGTCGTGGAAGTAATGTTAGTAGCATTGGTAGCGATGACGTTATCCGTATTTTCTGGTAA